In Danio rerio strain Tuebingen ecotype United States chromosome 18, GRCz12tu, whole genome shotgun sequence, the genomic window ACTCAACAGACACATGGAGATATCGATGCtggaacaatatattgtgcagccccagaCCGTATGTGCAGTGTGCATCATGGTCATTTGGTCATCTTCTTGACCATCTCCAGCTCCTCCACTGGTTTCCACTGCTGGTTAATGGTGAGGAGCTGTAGTGAGATGGAAACCGCTGGTTAATGTTTCTCCGGGTTATCAGCAGCTCTATATGAGCAGTAAACACTGTCTAGAGTCAACATCACATTCACAGCTCAGCTTCATCCACAGCATCTCCAGCAGACGCGGCGTTTATTTAAAGCAGCACAGAATACATTCATTAACCTCTTCTGCTAATTAAAAACAGACGAGagatagggcggcacggtggctcagtggtcagcactgtggcctcacagcaagaaggtcgctggtttgagtcccggctgggcgagttggtgtttctgtgtggagtttgcatgttctccctgtgttggcgtgggtttcctccacagtccaaacacatgcgctatagtggaattgattaactaaattggccatagtgtgtatgggtgtttcccagtactgggttgcagctggacaggcaatcgctatgtaaaacatatgctggaataattggcggttcattctgctgtggcaacccctgatgaataaagggactaagccaaaggaaattgaatgatGATGAgagataaaaacaaacatttatttaacatattaattcctttattaatcaggggtcgccccagcagaatgaaccttcaactattccagcatatgttttacacagcgaatgcccttacagctgcaacccatcactgggaaacattcatacacactcattcacacacacactcatacactatagtcaattttaggatgccaaattcacctgtaccgcatgtctttagactaatgggggaaaccgaagcacctggaggaaatacGGGGAGATTCtttaacatatatataataaacacatACTTAATTAACACCGTGACTAGACACAGAGCACTAATGTGAGTGTGCACACCAACCGTAAAACagctataaaaaaacaaaacatgcaaattctTTTAACCCAACAGGCCACTCCCCCTTTTTGATACgccccttactgctgattggctgcagTCATGTATGTGTATGGCACTGTGATCTAAAGCATTTTTCAAACATCGCCTAACCACATAAGAATCCGTTTACCCCACAGTTTGGTGCCATGACTGGCCTGGCATGAGGAAAACAGATGCTTAGGAAACAGTTGTACATCTGTCTTAAAACAATGGTGAACATTAACATAACCTGTCGGTCCTGATCCACAAAACACACACGGAAATACATCGATTAAATTTTACCTTCTGTGGTTTTGATGGATCCAGCATCTCCCAGGGCTCGGGATTTCCCGTCTTGTTTAAACTGTAAAAGTCAAAACATTTGATCCCTCTTGAGCTTCTACAATGGTACACATTCACATTGCAGATTGCTTTCAGACCCGCTGGTGTCCCTCAGGCGCTTTCACATTGTTTTATGCGTGTTgaaatattaatttcatttaaaggcacagtacacccaaaatgaacatttcacTGAAGTGATCCTACACTGCTATGAACGTCTTCTGgacaagatattgtgaagaatctGAACCTTTCAGCGTATCCTCCtttgttttcaagtgtaaatGACAGAGTTTTTCACTTTTGGATAAACTTTGCCTTTAAATACTGTTGGAAACTTAATTTGTAGATCACTATAATGAACATAAACAATACAGGTAATAGTTTATGCAGATTACCAGTAATGGTGTTTAATTGCATACAAATAAAGAGACAGGTTTCTCACATGACATCGGGTTTGGTCAGCAGGAAGTAAATCATGGTTGTTGTCGCTCCAAATGCAGCACAACTAACAATCCCAAGCAGAGGAATTAACTACAACGATAATGAGGAGCAATTATTATGTGATAATCCACTGCATATGTCAGACGGATGAAGATGAAGACTCCTTCCTCACCTCTTTCCTTTTCCTGAGCAACTGTATCAATCCTCCGTTCATCTTTCAGCAGTTACAGATTACTCCTGGAGAAAACAACACTCGGATCATTACTTGCATACAGTGTGAATTCCAGATGAAGGAGTCAACATACTGTAAAGACGAGTCTCGATGAGCTGATGATGGGAGAGAACAGAGCTGGAGGTGTAAATGCAGCATCATGGTGACTCTCCTGCTCTTATATTGACTTTGATATGCGTTTGATGGCACGTACACACCCAAAACAAAAACCACCATCACGCCCAAATATGACACTGTAATGTACAGCAGCGCCATCTCCAGGACTAACATGAACAGAGAAATGACCTGCCACTCACTCTACATCAGGGCTGCCCAAACTTCTCTtacaaagggccaaaaaccaaacttgactgagggCCAAAGCGAAATCTACCAAAACATGTgacattaaatttgccatgggaAATTCCCTAattttttcccagtgatgagttgcggctgaaagggcaaacactgtgtaaaaacttgctggataagttggcggttcattccgctgtggcgaccccagattaataaagggactaagccgacaagaaaatgaatgaataaataattcccTATTTTATTagctaatatttaaaaacaacaagaaaatgtttctttaaaacaaatt contains:
- the zgc:153317 gene encoding normal mucosa of esophagus-specific gene 1 protein, which produces MNGGLIQLLRKRKELIPLLGIVSCAAFGATTTMIYFLLTKPDVILNKTGNPEPWEMLDPSKPQKLLTINQQWKPVEELEMVKKMTK